Proteins from a single region of Desulfovibrio sp. X2:
- a CDS encoding ATP-binding protein, with protein MQTGLLYLSMTLCAAGLAAIFSLYLLQGVARGSRSATFGALAAGLLVAAGLETADLMAVLHPEAASLWLGTGVVLEGAMCPTWLLFTALYAREYESGGVPAMQRLTLGLAALMPLAGGVLAWKGYYYSPDFANEHLLFLEPSAFYFYLGLVLFTVLSLFNLEATLANAAHFRRWRIKFTLLGAIAVLAAMLLYYSQGLLYRSIDMTLAPARAMALLLGVLLLWYSDARRGPDIRISFSRRLAYKSVVLVVAGLYLVGLGVIGEGARHFGDTLGRTMLLALGYAAGLGLLVLSLSETVRRKVKVFLQRNFYKEKYDYRIQWMQLTERLASARSQEDLQQAALSGYCETFGIEGAALFLYDYGSHAYQPASTLEMGARAGSLGEDDPLVVRLRSTGAVVPVGAAGQAAQEGRAAAAAGGDGTAQEAVATGLMAAAATAEGARGTESGDWLGAAGASFAVPLMREESLDGFVLLCRPINKSEPYDEEDFELMETLARHVASALLNMRLAEQLARAREMEVMGKVSTFVLHDLKNHVYTLSLMAENAQKFIAIPEFQKDMVESLGNTVSKMKILISQLKGLPDRQTLRRDRVGLLTLAREATSLLQRERIEYTGEDVEVLADRDEMQKVILNLCLNALEASGDGKRVAVDVGRAEDPYVRVADEGCGIPEEFLKSGLFVPFKTTKAKGMGIGLYQCKQIVEAHGGRIEVESVPQKGSLFTVWLPGEPDAAGAPRGARHPGSSRAD; from the coding sequence ATGCAGACGGGGCTCCTCTATCTCTCCATGACGCTGTGCGCGGCCGGGCTGGCCGCGATCTTCAGCCTCTACCTGCTGCAGGGCGTGGCGCGGGGCAGCCGCAGCGCGACCTTCGGCGCGCTGGCGGCCGGGCTCCTGGTCGCGGCCGGGCTCGAGACGGCGGACCTCATGGCCGTGCTCCATCCGGAGGCGGCCTCCCTGTGGCTCGGCACGGGCGTGGTCTTAGAGGGCGCCATGTGCCCCACCTGGCTGCTCTTCACCGCGCTCTACGCCCGCGAGTACGAGAGCGGGGGCGTTCCGGCCATGCAGCGCCTGACCCTGGGGCTGGCCGCGCTCATGCCCCTGGCAGGGGGCGTGCTCGCCTGGAAGGGCTACTACTACTCGCCCGACTTCGCCAACGAGCACCTGCTCTTCCTCGAGCCCTCGGCCTTTTACTTCTACCTGGGCCTCGTCCTGTTCACGGTCCTAAGCCTCTTCAACCTGGAGGCCACGCTGGCCAACGCGGCGCACTTCAGGCGCTGGCGCATCAAGTTCACCCTGCTCGGGGCCATCGCCGTGCTCGCGGCCATGCTGCTCTACTACAGCCAGGGGCTGCTCTACCGCTCCATCGACATGACCCTGGCCCCGGCCCGGGCCATGGCCCTGCTGCTGGGCGTGCTCCTGCTGTGGTACTCGGACGCGCGGCGCGGCCCGGACATCCGCATCAGCTTCTCGCGCCGCCTGGCCTACAAGTCCGTGGTCCTGGTGGTGGCGGGGCTCTACCTGGTGGGGCTCGGGGTCATCGGCGAGGGCGCGCGCCACTTCGGCGACACGCTCGGCCGGACCATGCTGCTCGCCCTCGGCTACGCCGCAGGGCTCGGCCTCCTGGTCCTGAGCCTTTCCGAGACGGTGCGGCGCAAGGTGAAGGTCTTTTTGCAGCGCAACTTCTACAAGGAGAAGTACGACTACCGCATCCAGTGGATGCAGCTCACCGAGCGGCTGGCCTCGGCGCGCAGCCAGGAGGACCTGCAGCAGGCCGCGCTTTCCGGCTACTGCGAGACCTTCGGCATCGAGGGCGCGGCGCTCTTCCTCTACGACTACGGCAGCCACGCCTACCAGCCCGCATCGACCCTGGAGATGGGCGCGCGGGCCGGGAGCCTGGGCGAGGACGACCCCCTGGTGGTGCGTCTGCGCTCCACGGGCGCCGTGGTCCCGGTCGGCGCGGCCGGGCAGGCCGCCCAGGAAGGGAGGGCCGCGGCCGCCGCCGGTGGAGACGGGACCGCGCAGGAGGCTGTTGCGACAGGGCTCATGGCGGCCGCCGCTACGGCCGAGGGCGCCCGTGGGACCGAGAGCGGGGACTGGCTGGGCGCGGCGGGCGCCTCGTTCGCCGTGCCGCTCATGCGCGAGGAGTCGCTCGACGGCTTCGTCCTTCTCTGCCGTCCGATCAACAAGTCCGAGCCGTACGACGAGGAGGACTTCGAGCTCATGGAGACGCTGGCCCGGCACGTGGCCTCCGCGCTGCTCAACATGCGCCTGGCCGAGCAGCTGGCCCGGGCGCGCGAGATGGAGGTCATGGGCAAGGTCTCCACCTTCGTCCTGCACGACCTGAAGAACCACGTCTACACGCTCTCCCTGATGGCCGAGAACGCGCAGAAGTTCATCGCCATCCCGGAGTTCCAGAAGGACATGGTGGAATCGCTGGGCAACACTGTGAGCAAGATGAAGATCCTCATCTCGCAGCTCAAGGGCCTGCCGGACCGGCAGACGCTCAGGCGCGACCGGGTGGGGCTCCTGACCCTGGCGCGCGAGGCCACGAGCCTTTTGCAGCGCGAGCGGATCGAGTATACGGGAGAGGATGTCGAAGTCCTCGCGGACCGGGACGAGATGCAGAAGGTCATCCTGAACCTCTGCCTCAACGCGCTGGAGGCTTCGGGCGACGGCAAGCGCGTCGCGGTCGATGTCGGCAGGGCCGAGGACCCTTACGTCCGGGTCGCGGACGAGGGCTGTGGCATCCCGGAGGAATTTCTGAAAAGCGGGCTCTTCGTGCCCTTCAAGACCACCAAGGCCAAGGGCATGGGCATCGGCCTGTACCAGTGCAAGCAGATCGTCGAGGCCCACGGCGGGCGCATCGAGGTCGAGAGCGTTCCGCAGAAGGGCTCGCTGTTCACCGTCTGGCTCCCCGGCGAGCCGGACGCGGCGGGGGCGCCCCGAGGCGCCCGGCACCCGGGGTCTTCCCGGGCGGATTGA
- a CDS encoding exosortase C-terminal domain/associated protein EpsI, translating into MIRRTRFLVVALLLAGSWAYMFLHRDMEVPLDRPFLEFPAVHATWRMIGQSTLSPGVLQVLKPTDYLNRRYMDAAGNRVDFYLSYFDGGRSTGGIHSPKNCLPGSGWMELSSQPTTVELNGHRLKLVKAVYGMGDTHDLMLYWFDVRGHSLTNEYSLKLMELLSSAIHRRRDESFVRIVVPIQGNPQQAYQTGMRFIEDFYPVIRNFLPS; encoded by the coding sequence ATGATACGCCGCACGCGCTTTCTGGTCGTCGCCCTGCTGCTCGCAGGCTCCTGGGCCTACATGTTCCTGCACCGCGACATGGAGGTGCCGCTCGACCGGCCCTTCCTCGAGTTTCCTGCCGTGCACGCCACCTGGCGCATGATCGGGCAGTCAACCCTGAGCCCGGGCGTGCTGCAGGTGCTGAAGCCCACCGACTACCTGAACCGCCGCTACATGGACGCGGCCGGGAACCGGGTGGACTTCTACCTGAGCTACTTCGACGGCGGCCGCTCCACGGGCGGCATCCACTCGCCCAAGAACTGCCTGCCCGGCAGCGGCTGGATGGAGCTCTCCTCGCAGCCCACGACCGTCGAGCTGAACGGGCACAGGCTCAAGCTGGTCAAGGCGGTCTACGGCATGGGCGACACGCACGACCTCATGCTCTACTGGTTCGACGTGCGCGGCCATTCGCTCACCAACGAGTACTCGCTGAAGCTCATGGAACTTCTGAGCTCGGCCATCCATCGCCGCCGCGACGAGAGCTTCGTGCGCATCGTGGTGCCCATCCAGGGCAATCCGCAGCAGGCCTACCAGACCGGCATGCGCTTCATCGAGGACTTCTATCCGGTGATCAGGAACTTCCTGCCCTCGTAG
- the xrtA gene encoding exosortase A, whose protein sequence is MSFAESLRRYRFELLGLVALLGVTYGIIVQGMVSDWIRDPNYSHGFLVPLIAGYLLWLRRGDLAQAEVQPNNAGLPVILGGVAVLLLGWLASEFFTMRLSLLIILGGSALYLFGRQVFDIVLTPLLYLVLMIPIPYVIYNVVAFPLKLFVSDVSVTALKAMGIVVWREGNIIMFPDLTLEVADACSGMRSIMSLLALSAAYALIFHTSKRDRIILILASLPIAIATNALRVIATGVLSRYFGAAAAEGFFHEFAGLFVFMAAVALLLGLGTLLKKTAK, encoded by the coding sequence ATGAGTTTTGCGGAAAGCCTGCGGCGGTATAGGTTCGAGCTGCTCGGCCTGGTCGCGCTGCTCGGGGTCACCTACGGCATCATCGTCCAGGGGATGGTCAGCGACTGGATCCGGGACCCCAACTATTCGCACGGCTTCCTGGTGCCGCTCATCGCAGGCTACCTTTTGTGGCTGCGGCGGGGCGACCTGGCCCAGGCCGAGGTGCAGCCGAACAACGCCGGGCTGCCGGTGATCCTCGGCGGTGTGGCCGTCCTGCTGCTCGGCTGGCTGGCCTCGGAGTTCTTCACCATGCGCCTCTCCCTGCTCATCATCCTGGGCGGCAGCGCGCTCTACCTCTTCGGCCGCCAGGTCTTCGACATCGTGCTCACGCCGCTGCTCTACCTGGTGCTCATGATCCCCATCCCCTACGTGATCTACAACGTGGTGGCCTTTCCCCTGAAGCTCTTCGTCTCCGACGTCTCGGTGACGGCGCTGAAGGCCATGGGCATCGTGGTCTGGCGCGAGGGCAACATCATCATGTTCCCGGACCTGACGCTGGAGGTGGCCGACGCCTGCAGCGGCATGCGCTCGATCATGTCCCTGCTGGCGCTCTCCGCGGCCTACGCGCTCATCTTCCACACCTCCAAGCGCGACCGGATCATCCTCATCCTGGCCAGCCTGCCCATCGCCATCGCCACCAACGCCCTGCGCGTCATCGCCACGGGCGTGCTCTCGCGCTACTTCGGCGCGGCCGCGGCGGAGGGCTTCTTCCACGAGTTCGCCGGGCTCTTCGTGTTCATGGCCGCCGTGGCCCTGCTCCTGGGACTGGGCACCCTTCTCAAGAAGACAGCGAAATAA
- a CDS encoding glycosyltransferase — translation MKILTTVAGRQGKFWGSRTQVADPRCVDVLQSPMSPKRRHLLALAVAWRMYRMRGAYDVAVIDGGPIGQWFSWMQSLLPFPRVPTLMIDCLWYRDGRPLVQWLKRLHKRLSARSVDRFLVWARHEVAEYAREFGIPEEQFAYQPFHITLESYDFDVRDEGFVFAGGNGDRDYRVLVEAARGLPIPVFIATTAKESLAGLELPPNVTVQGVSHEEFRRRMATCRVAVVPMRGGLLHSGGQQTFLNSMYLGKPTIVVGPRVAEGYVEHGRDGLVVDYGDAAGLRAALLGLWQDEGLRARLAEAGRGRVSSMTTEEFMKDIYRHAMDVAGLTAGTGTMPGAAGAGKAEKAGEEG, via the coding sequence ATGAAGATCCTGACCACGGTGGCCGGAAGGCAGGGCAAGTTCTGGGGCAGCCGCACGCAGGTGGCCGATCCGCGCTGTGTGGACGTGCTGCAGAGCCCCATGAGCCCGAAAAGGCGCCATCTCCTGGCCCTGGCCGTGGCCTGGCGCATGTACCGCATGCGCGGCGCCTACGACGTGGCCGTCATCGACGGCGGCCCCATCGGGCAGTGGTTCTCCTGGATGCAGTCGCTGCTGCCGTTTCCCCGCGTGCCCACGCTGATGATCGACTGCCTGTGGTACCGCGACGGGCGGCCCCTGGTGCAATGGCTGAAGCGCCTGCACAAGCGCCTCTCGGCGCGGAGCGTGGACCGCTTCCTGGTCTGGGCACGCCACGAGGTGGCCGAGTACGCGCGGGAGTTCGGCATCCCGGAGGAGCAGTTCGCCTACCAGCCCTTCCACATCACGCTCGAGTCCTACGACTTCGACGTGCGCGACGAGGGCTTCGTCTTCGCCGGGGGCAACGGCGACCGCGACTATCGCGTCCTGGTCGAGGCCGCGCGCGGCCTGCCCATCCCCGTGTTCATCGCCACCACGGCGAAGGAGAGCCTCGCGGGCCTGGAGCTGCCGCCGAACGTGACCGTGCAGGGCGTAAGCCACGAGGAGTTCCGCCGCCGCATGGCCACCTGCCGCGTGGCCGTGGTGCCCATGCGCGGGGGGCTCCTGCACTCGGGCGGACAGCAGACCTTTCTCAACTCCATGTACCTGGGCAAGCCGACGATCGTGGTCGGGCCGCGGGTGGCGGAGGGATACGTCGAGCACGGCCGCGACGGCCTGGTGGTCGACTACGGAGACGCGGCCGGACTGCGCGCCGCGCTCCTCGGCCTGTGGCAGGACGAGGGGCTGCGCGCCCGCCTCGCCGAGGCGGGCAGGGGCCGCGTCTCGTCCATGACCACGGAGGAATTCATGAAGGACATCTACCGCCACGCCATGGACGTGGCCGGACTGACGGCCGGGACCGGGACCATGCCCGGGGCGGCCGGAGCCGGGAAGGCCGAGAAGGCCGGGGAGGAAGGATGA
- a CDS encoding glycosyltransferase family 4 protein: MPKNRRLLVVARWPLGGIRTYMRYVYGRMDGDWEITILAASTPEDGALKADAEALGLRLVLSPPSVKGLLSCLVRTLAGRRYDLIQSQGFISAVIACAANIPFSRPHVLTVHGILEDRLLQGVKGRLKRLATNRAILSVDAVYAVSRDILAHLQEQVPGLAASRVRQVSILNGIDPAIFLAPGTPGAFRARHGIPADVFLFGFLGRFMPQKGFDKIVAALARLEEERPAGPDYRLVAVGSGDYKDFYARMAAERGVGGRIVFLPFQRDVAEIYRDLDAVVMPSNWEACPLQPMEALISGVPLVASDCIGLREVVRDTPALVVPGGEPEALTRAMASLLSGGAREQFQAFRQEASRRFDAARTAQQVERLFDEMIPAGESAA; encoded by the coding sequence ATGCCGAAGAATAGGCGACTGCTGGTCGTGGCCCGCTGGCCGCTCGGCGGCATCCGGACGTACATGCGCTACGTCTACGGCCGCATGGACGGCGACTGGGAGATCACGATCCTCGCGGCGAGCACGCCCGAGGACGGCGCGCTCAAGGCGGACGCCGAGGCCCTGGGGCTTCGGCTCGTCCTCTCGCCGCCCTCGGTCAAGGGGCTCCTCTCCTGCCTCGTGCGCACCCTGGCCGGGCGGCGCTACGACCTGATCCAGAGCCAGGGCTTCATCTCGGCCGTCATCGCCTGCGCGGCCAACATCCCGTTCTCCAGGCCGCACGTGCTCACGGTGCACGGCATCCTGGAGGACCGCCTGCTGCAGGGCGTGAAGGGCAGGCTCAAGCGCCTGGCCACGAACCGCGCCATCCTCTCCGTGGACGCGGTCTACGCGGTCAGCCGCGACATCCTGGCCCATCTGCAGGAGCAGGTCCCGGGGCTCGCCGCCTCGCGGGTCCGGCAGGTGTCCATCCTGAACGGCATCGACCCCGCCATCTTTCTCGCGCCGGGCACCCCCGGCGCCTTCCGCGCGCGCCACGGGATTCCCGCGGACGTCTTCCTCTTCGGCTTCCTCGGCCGCTTCATGCCCCAGAAGGGGTTCGACAAGATCGTGGCGGCGCTCGCGAGGCTCGAGGAGGAGAGGCCCGCGGGGCCCGACTACCGCCTCGTGGCCGTGGGCTCCGGGGACTACAAGGATTTCTACGCCAGGATGGCGGCCGAGCGGGGCGTGGGCGGGCGCATCGTCTTCCTGCCGTTCCAGCGCGACGTGGCCGAGATCTACCGCGACCTGGACGCGGTGGTCATGCCCTCCAACTGGGAGGCCTGCCCGCTGCAGCCCATGGAGGCCCTGATCAGCGGCGTGCCGCTCGTGGCTTCGGACTGCATCGGCCTGCGCGAGGTGGTGCGCGACACGCCCGCCCTGGTGGTGCCGGGCGGCGAGCCCGAGGCCCTGACCCGGGCCATGGCCTCGCTTCTCTCCGGCGGCGCGCGCGAGCAGTTTCAGGCCTTCAGGCAGGAGGCGTCCAGGCGCTTCGACGCGGCCCGCACGGCGCAGCAGGTGGAGCGTCTCTTCGACGAGATGATACCGGCCGGTGAGAGCGCGGCGTGA